TGGATGAACCACGAGACGAGCTGGACCTGGACCCACATCTACCCTGCCGAGCGCTTCACCCGTGAGGTCTGCACCTCGACCGCCTGGCAGGACTCCGAGATTACCGTCCGCGTCGTCAAGCAGCTCTGCCGCGAGCTTCTCCTCCTCGAGGCCTCCGACTGGCAGTTCCTCATCACCACCGGAGCCGCCCGTGACTACGCCGAACTACGCTTCAACACCCACCGGGAGCAGTTCCAGGCCCTGAAGGAGCTCTACCAGAACCTTCAGGCCGGGCTTACCCTCACGCCTTACGACCTCGCCCAACTCGCCGCCACCGAGCTGCGCGACAACATCTTCCCCGACATCGATCCCGGCTTCTGGGCCGAAGGGGCCCACGACCTCCCGCCAGCCATAGCGCGCCGGCCCTGAGCTTTCTTCACGCAAAATCAATCTGTTAGCCGAACCGAAGGCCATCCAAAGACCGGCGTCGGCCATCCTATCCACATGATCGATACAGAAGAAGAAGCACCTCTGTGCCTCGAAACCATAGCGTTATCAGGCTGCATCCCCAGGGCCAAGGCATCAAGAAACCATCGGTCGAAAGTTGGAAGATAATGACGAAGAAGTGGCTTGCACTTCCCCTCCTCCTGGCAACTATCCCAGGCCTCGCCCAGTACGATCGCCGCGGAAACTTTAACAATGGCCTTCGCGATGGCGGACGCCACGGCGACTACTACGGCCACGATCGCCGCTACGACGATCGCTATCGCAATCAGGGTGGAATTGGCCCCGGTAAGGGAGCCCTCATCGGCGGCGCAGGCGGCGCGGCCCTCGGCGCACTTCTCGGAGGTGGCTTGAAGGGTGCGATCATCGGCGGTGGCGCTGGTGCCGGTGTCGGCGCAATCGCTGGTAAGGTCCACCAGGACAACCGCCGCAACGACTACTATTACGGTCGCTAACAGCGCCGGAACTACCCGCTCAAGCTCAAGCACGTGAAAGGATCCTGACTCATGAATCTCCGCTCGATCGCAGCCGCCGCAATCCTCGCCGCCGCTCCCCTCAGCCTTCTGCCCGCATCCGCTATTGCCCAAGCCAACATCCAGCCGAAAGGCGATAACTCCACCGGCCCAGGCAAGACCTTCCCCATCGACCAGATCGTCACCGCCTCGGTTCACGACGCGTGGCTCCTGAGCGGCAAGGACGAGTCCACCTTCTTCGACATCGTCCAGCAGCTCGCCGCCATGTCCGCCGAAAAGCGCGGCGTGACCCTCCCCGATAGCGAAGCTGCCGGCCGCCGCATGGGCAACTACATCAAGGCCCAGGCTCACCTCGACCACGACCAGCTTCTCTACGTCATCGTCGACAAGGCTGTTCGCATGGTCGCAACCAAGGCGGCGACTCCCGCTGCTGCAACAAACTAACTTCCGGCTAACTCCGGCGGATCAGAGATAAGAGCCTCGTTCCTGCTTCCTGAGGAGCGAGGCTCTTCGACGTCCTGCCTACAATGGAAGAGTGCCCGCACCCACCCGGCCGAGTGTCCTGCATCTCTGGCATCTTCTATCTCTCGACGCCCCCACGGTAGCCGTCCTCTGGACCTGCTTTACCGCCCGCCTTACCCACACGCCACTTCCCCTCGCAACACCCGTCGCCATGGCACTCGCCGTCTGGACTCTCTACGCCGCCGACCGCCTCCTCGACACCCGCCAGCTAAGCCCGCAAACCACCGGCCTCGAACCTCGTCACCTCTTCCACCATAAGCACCGCACAGCCTTCCTGATTGGCATCGGCGTCGCGACGATAGTCCTCGCCGCGCTGCTCCCGCTCTTGAGCCCAGCCGCGATGCGTCTCTACCTCACCGAAGCCGCCCTCATGGCCGGGTACTTCCTCCTCATCCACACCTCGCTCGACGCCCGCCCCTTCAACCGCCCGATCCCGAAAGAACTTATCGTCGGTCCCTTCTTTGCAGCCGCCACCTTCATCCCCACCATCTCCCGCAACCCGACCCTGCGCCCCACACTCCTGCCCGCTGCAATCCTCTTCGCCTTCCTCTGCAGCCTAAACTGCCTCTTCATCTACGCCTGGGAGCATCCGACAGGCACCCGCGTCCACTGGACCATCCATCGCGCCACTCAATGCCTCCCCGCCCTCGCGACCCTTCTTCTCGTCGCTTCCATCCTCCTCACCCTGCACTTACGGGCCACCCCCGTGCGCTCGTATCCCATTGCCTGCGCCCTCAGCACCCTTACCCTTGTCGCTCTGAACCAGTGTCGCCATCAACTCTCCCGGCTCACTCTCCGTACCGCCGCCGACGCCGCGCTTCTCACCCCTCTGCTCATCCTGCCCTTCACTTCATGAACCGCAGAACCTCGCCCGGCCGGTCCCGATATCCTGGCTTCTCCTCCAGCCGGTACAGCACGAGCACATTCCTCTCCGGATCATCAAACACCCGATAACGCCCCCTCTCGACCATCCAATACCGTTCTCCAAACCACCGCGTCCCGTAGTCCTCTTCCCCGTTCCAGGCCGCGAACCACTCCGGTCGATACCGGTCGAGCATCGCATCGATTCCACCCATCGCATACTCCGAGTTGATCCCCGCCACCCCGGTCCACATCGTCACATCATCCGCGCTGCTCCCAAGCAGAAGCTGCTTCCCTCCATCCCGCCGCATCGTCCCCGCGATCCCCTCCGCCGCCGTCTGGAAGCTGTACTCCGGCCTCGCCGCATACCACAGCGTCCGCACCATCATCGCCAGGCCCGCCATCCCGACCGCTCCCCCCAGAACCCACGCTCCCCAGATCAACCGCCGAGCCCAAAGCACCTCAATCCCAATCACCACGAGCACCACCACCGGCATTACCATCACGAGGTAATACCGCGGCTGAAGATACGTGTGATACCAGATGAACGTCAGGTACCCCACCGTAGCCAGCACCGAACTCCCAAATAAAGGCGCCCGCCAAAGCTCCCGCAGCCAAACCGCTGAAAGCACCAGAACCGCGACAGCAGCCCAAAAAATCACTGGGTTAATCCAAAGCCCATCCCGCAGAGTCTTCCACGCTTCGATCGGCATGATGCTCAGGTGAACCCGGTCCTTATTGATCGCAAACAGCAACCGGTAATCCTCAATATGAGGCCGCGCCCAGGCCGCGTAATACCCCATCCAAAGCAAAGCCGCCGTACCCCCAACGGTTGCCATCGGCTTCATCCAGCCTCTCCTGGGCCAGTTCATCGAAGCCCACATCTGGTACAGCACTGCCGGCACAAGAAAGAGCCCCGTCGACTTCGTCAGCAGGAGCAGGCAAAGCACAACACCAAGTCCAACCTGCCGAGCTGACTCCCCCTCACGCATCCTCTGGGCCAGCCAAAGCCCGAGCATCATCCAGAACACCAGCACCGGCTCCAGGATCCCCATCCGCCCAAACGCATAGCAGAACGGATTCACCGCCACCAGCGCCACCGCCGCAGCCGCCGAAAGCCGGCCCCGCTCGCGCCTCAGCAACCCATACAGCATCCCTAGCGACAACCCATACAACACCAGCGCCAACACTCGCGCCGATACCATCCCCACACCCGTCACTCCAAACCACCCACGAAGCATCACCGGCCAGACCGGCATCGCCACCACCGGATTGAACGATCCCGGCAGATACCACGCCCCACCCAAAGCCTGCCGGACAGCCGCCCCACCGTACCAGCCTTCATCCGTCATCTTCGACCAGTCGTTCCATGCCGAGCCATTTGGAAAATCAGCCCCCAGATGCACGAAGCAGAGCCCGAAGAACGCCACCGCCACTCCAACCAGCAGCCATTCCACCCACCCCCGCCGCCTCGCCCCGCCGTTCACCATCCCCAAAACCTACCACGCACCACCACCTATCATCGAAGACAAGCCGTGAGCGAGCCACCCAACTTCGACCGCATCGCCCGCCCCTACCGCTGGCTCGAATACTTCACGCTCGGCCCCGTCCTTCAGCAAACCCGTACTCACTTCCTAGCCCATCTCGACGACCGCCGTCAGGCCCTCATTCTTGGCGACGGCGACGGCCGCTTCACCGCTCAACTCCTCCTCCGCAACCCTCATATCGAAGCGGATGCCGTCGATACAAGCGCAACCATGCTCCATCTCCTCGCTCAGCGCGCCAATGCCCCTAAACGCCTTCGAACCCACCATGGGGACGCACTGACCTACGCACCCATCGTCCTGCCCGATCTCATCGTTACCCACTTCTTCCTCGACTGCCTCACCCAACCCGAACTTGACCGCCTCACCCACCGCCTAGCCCAAACTCTTGCGCCCGGAGGCCTCTGGCTGCTCTCAGACTTCCGCATCCCACCCGGTCCAATGAACCGTCCCGCACGGCTCTACATCGCATTCCTCTACAAAACCTTCAGTCTCCTCACCGGCCTGAGCACCGCCAGCCTGCCAGACCACACAACTGCCCTCACCCAGGCCGGCCTGGTTCGCGTTGCACACCACTACCGCCTCTTCGGCCTCCTCACCACGGAACTCTGGCGGAAGACCCAGTAGCATCGGTCTTGGTCTCTGTGGTTGTCATTCCCTACGAGAAAACTCTGTTCCGCCATACAATCACTCCCATGCCCCACCCCCTCCGCCTCGCCCTTCTAACTCTCGTGGCCGCCGTTCCCGCCTGCGCTCAATCTGTCTCCGCCACAAACTCTCCCAACGGAGCCCCGCTCTCCACCCGCGTCGTGGCCTACAACCTCGAGGCCAAGGTTGACCCCGCCCACCACGCCCTCGATGCTACCGAGAGCCTCACCTACAAGAACCTCACCGGCCAGCCTCTCACCACCTTCCCCTTCCATCTCTATCTCAACGCCTTCCGCCCCCAGTCGACCTTCACCACCGAAACCCACTTCGGCGGAGGCATCCGCGACAGCGACGCCGACAACACCTACGACGACAAGAAACTGGGCTCCATCGACGTCTCCCACATCGACGCGACCGGTTACGGCGACCTTACCCCCACCCTCCACTTCACGGCACCCGACGATGGCAATAGCCAGGACCACACCGTAGCCGAGATCACCCTCCCCAGGCCTCTTGCCCCGGGCGACTCCGTCACCTTCAACCTCACCTTCCACGACAAGTTCCCCCTATCGGTCGCTCGCAACGGCTATAAACGCGACTTCCTGATGGGAGGGCAGTGGTACCCCAAGCTCGGTGTCTTCTGGCATGGCGCGTGGAACTGCCACCAGTACCACGCCACCACTGAGTTCTTCTCCGACTTCGGCACCTTCAACGTCCACCTCACCATCCCACAGCGCTACGTCGTAGGCGCCAGCGGCATCCCCACCGGCGAGACCAGCAACCCCGACGACACCAAGACGCTCGGCTTCTACGCCGAAGACGTCGGCGACTTCGCCTTCGCCGCCAGCCCACACTTCAAAGTGACCGACGGAACCTTCCTCTCGTCCATGGGCCCCGTCAAGATCCACGTCCTGGCCCTGGCCGCCCACCCCCAGGCCGGCCCCCGCTACCTCAAGATCATGCAGGACACCATGGCCCAGTTCGACCACCGTTACGGGCCATTCCCCTACAAGATCATCACCGTCATCGACCCCGAACCCGACTCCGAGATCTTCGGCATGGAGTATCCCACCCTCATCACCGCCGGCACGTTCTGGTTTGAACCGACCAACGGCACCGAGAACGTCACCGAGCACGAGTTCGGCCACCAGTACTGGTACGGCATGGTCGCCACCAACGAGTTCGAGGACGCCTGGCTCGACGAGGGCATCAACTCCTACACCGAAGTCAAAGTCACCGGAGCCATCCTCGGCCGCCGCACGAACTTCATCAACTTCCCCTGGGCGAACCTCGCGGACGCCTCCCTCCAGCGCCTCCAGTACATGGGCGCCGTCGACCAGGATCCCGTCACCCGCCACGCCTGGCAGTTCAAGGACGCCAACTCCTACAGCGGCATCACCTACGGCAAGAGCGCCACGCTCCTCGCTACCCTCGAAGGCATCGTCGGAACAGACGTGATGGACGAAGCCATGCGCATATGGTTCATGCGCTATCGCTTCACCCACCCCACCACCGAGGACTTCCTCCACACGATCGAGGAGGTTGCCATCGCCCACGGCAAGGCCACCCCTCTCGCTTACACCCCGGCGACCGGGGGGAGTCTGGGTGCCCCACCTTCGACGACATCATCGTCTAAGGTGGGCGGAGGCGCCACAACGCCCGGCGCAAGTCTGATTCCAGGTTTTACCCCCACCCAGTTCACCTTCTCTGGAACCACCCTCCGTCCCTTCTTCAACCAGGCCGTCTACGGTACCGCCGTCCTCGACTACATGGTCGACAGCATCAATTCCGACCCCGTCCAGTGGTGGCTGCCCGAAGACCCCAAGGCAACCACGCAATATCTCGACACGGTCGTCGTCCGCCGCAAGGGTGACTTCATCCTCCCGGTCACCGTCGAGATCGTCTTCGAAGACGGCACCCGCCTCCGAGAGCAATGGGACGGCATCGATCGCTGGCACCGATTCGCCTACACGAAGAATACGAAGATCGTCTCCGCGGAGGTCGATCCCGACCACATTGTCCTCATGGACCGCGACTTCTTCAACAACAGCATCACGACCGCGGGCAA
This genomic window from Granulicella sibirica contains:
- a CDS encoding glycosyltransferase family 39 protein; the encoded protein is MEWLLVGVAVAFFGLCFVHLGADFPNGSAWNDWSKMTDEGWYGGAAVRQALGGAWYLPGSFNPVVAMPVWPVMLRGWFGVTGVGMVSARVLALVLYGLSLGMLYGLLRRERGRLSAAAAVALVAVNPFCYAFGRMGILEPVLVFWMMLGLWLAQRMREGESARQVGLGVVLCLLLLTKSTGLFLVPAVLYQMWASMNWPRRGWMKPMATVGGTAALLWMGYYAAWARPHIEDYRLLFAINKDRVHLSIMPIEAWKTLRDGLWINPVIFWAAVAVLVLSAVWLRELWRAPLFGSSVLATVGYLTFIWYHTYLQPRYYLVMVMPVVVLVVIGIEVLWARRLIWGAWVLGGAVGMAGLAMMVRTLWYAARPEYSFQTAAEGIAGTMRRDGGKQLLLGSSADDVTMWTGVAGINSEYAMGGIDAMLDRYRPEWFAAWNGEEDYGTRWFGERYWMVERGRYRVFDDPERNVLVLYRLEEKPGYRDRPGEVLRFMK
- a CDS encoding class I SAM-dependent methyltransferase, with protein sequence MSEPPNFDRIARPYRWLEYFTLGPVLQQTRTHFLAHLDDRRQALILGDGDGRFTAQLLLRNPHIEADAVDTSATMLHLLAQRANAPKRLRTHHGDALTYAPIVLPDLIVTHFFLDCLTQPELDRLTHRLAQTLAPGGLWLLSDFRIPPGPMNRPARLYIAFLYKTFSLLTGLSTASLPDHTTALTQAGLVRVAHHYRLFGLLTTELWRKTQ
- a CDS encoding M1 family metallopeptidase, whose product is MPHPLRLALLTLVAAVPACAQSVSATNSPNGAPLSTRVVAYNLEAKVDPAHHALDATESLTYKNLTGQPLTTFPFHLYLNAFRPQSTFTTETHFGGGIRDSDADNTYDDKKLGSIDVSHIDATGYGDLTPTLHFTAPDDGNSQDHTVAEITLPRPLAPGDSVTFNLTFHDKFPLSVARNGYKRDFLMGGQWYPKLGVFWHGAWNCHQYHATTEFFSDFGTFNVHLTIPQRYVVGASGIPTGETSNPDDTKTLGFYAEDVGDFAFAASPHFKVTDGTFLSSMGPVKIHVLALAAHPQAGPRYLKIMQDTMAQFDHRYGPFPYKIITVIDPEPDSEIFGMEYPTLITAGTFWFEPTNGTENVTEHEFGHQYWYGMVATNEFEDAWLDEGINSYTEVKVTGAILGRRTNFINFPWANLADASLQRLQYMGAVDQDPVTRHAWQFKDANSYSGITYGKSATLLATLEGIVGTDVMDEAMRIWFMRYRFTHPTTEDFLHTIEEVAIAHGKATPLAYTPATGGSLGAPPSTTSSSKVGGGATTPGASLIPGFTPTQFTFSGTTLRPFFNQAVYGTAVLDYMVDSINSDPVQWWLPEDPKATTQYLDTVVVRRKGDFILPVTVEIVFEDGTRLREQWDGIDRWHRFAYTKNTKIVSAEVDPDHIVLMDRDFFNNSITTAGNTIPARKLSTLWNIFEQLYAQFSTWIV